From one Lysinibacillus sp. G4S2 genomic stretch:
- a CDS encoding AEC family transporter, with protein MMYLGMIFFQIVAPILVLLVLGAVLQKKFRFNLKALSQLITYCFMPAAVFVNLYETSIELSVLGQVALFILLFIGSQMVLSHFIAKGLGLVKTEAAVFKNSVVLINSGNYGIPVAQMIFVTQPIGVAIQVILVIFQNMTTYTYGLYNLISSTKSGMSIVKDFLKMPIIHALIIGVALNFFDIAIPQFIKIPIDHVADGFIAVALITLGAQLSQLEIKSMFNKTVFISCFTRLIVGPAVALLIIFTLGLDGVVAQSLFIASSFPTSRNSSSLALEYDVESATAAQTVLFSTIVSCITVTIVIYVAELLFT; from the coding sequence ATGATGTATCTCGGTATGATCTTCTTCCAAATTGTAGCTCCTATTTTAGTGCTTTTAGTACTTGGTGCAGTTTTACAAAAGAAATTTCGCTTTAATTTAAAAGCGCTATCTCAGCTTATTACATATTGCTTCATGCCAGCCGCTGTTTTTGTGAATTTATATGAAACGAGTATCGAGCTGTCGGTACTTGGACAAGTTGCGTTATTTATTTTACTCTTTATCGGCAGTCAAATGGTGCTTAGTCACTTTATAGCAAAGGGACTTGGTTTAGTAAAAACAGAGGCTGCAGTGTTTAAAAATAGTGTTGTCCTTATTAATTCAGGCAACTATGGTATTCCGGTCGCGCAAATGATTTTCGTGACGCAGCCGATTGGAGTAGCGATTCAGGTCATTCTTGTGATATTTCAAAATATGACGACCTATACATACGGCTTATACAATTTAATTTCTTCAACGAAATCGGGCATGTCCATTGTGAAAGATTTCCTCAAAATGCCTATTATTCATGCGCTTATTATTGGTGTAGCGCTGAACTTTTTTGATATCGCTATCCCGCAGTTTATAAAAATTCCGATAGACCATGTGGCAGATGGCTTTATCGCTGTAGCGTTAATAACATTAGGGGCCCAGCTATCACAGCTTGAAATCAAATCGATGTTCAATAAGACGGTATTTATTAGTTGTTTTACACGACTAATCGTAGGGCCAGCCGTAGCATTACTTATCATTTTTACACTTGGTTTAGATGGTGTCGTGGCACAATCTCTTTTTATAGCTAGTTCTTTCCCAACGTCGCGAAATAGCTCTAGTTTGGCATTAGAATATGACGTGGAATCGGCAACTGCTGCACAAACAGTTTTATTTTCAACGATTGTAAGCTGTATTACAGTGACGATTGTGATTTATGTAGCGGAGCTGTTGTTTACCTAG
- the thiC gene encoding phosphomethylpyrimidine synthase ThiC — translation MTTVSDKNITIMSSFEGSKKVYVEGSRPDILVPMREIALSPTTGSFGEEENAPVRVYDTSGPYTDPAYKVDITKGLPALRSAWIKERGDVEEYEGRTIKPEDNGFRNADDPRIKENVFPDLSRKPLRAKKGRNVTQLHYARKGIITPEMEFVAIRENIDPEFVRSEIAAGRAILPSNINHPEAEPMIIGRNFHVKINANIGNSAVSSSIAEEVEKMTWATRWGADNIMDLSTGKHIHTTREWIIRNAAVPVGTVPIYQALEKVNGVAEDLTWEVYRDTLIEQAEQGVDYFTIHAGVLLRYVPLTANRVTGIVSRGGSIMAQWCLFHHQESFLYTHFEEICEIMKTYDVAFSLGDGLRPGSIADANDEAQFAELETLGELTQIAWKHDVQVMVEGPGHVPMHLIKENMDKQLELCKEAPFYTLGPLTTDIAPGYDHITSAIGAAMIGWFGTAMLCYVTPKEHLGLPNREDVRVGVITYKIAAHAADLAKGHPGAQQRDDALSKARFEFRWRDQFNLSLDPERAVEYHDETLPAEGAKTAHFCSMCGPKFCSMRISQDIRNYAKDRDMNTTEAIHKGMQEKAEEFKKAGSQIYQ, via the coding sequence ATGACAACAGTTAGCGACAAGAATATTACGATTATGTCTAGTTTTGAAGGAAGTAAAAAAGTTTACGTAGAAGGATCTCGACCAGATATTTTAGTACCAATGCGTGAAATTGCTTTAAGTCCTACGACAGGAAGCTTTGGTGAAGAGGAAAATGCGCCGGTTCGTGTTTATGATACGAGTGGCCCGTATACTGATCCTGCATATAAAGTAGACATTACGAAAGGATTGCCAGCTTTACGTAGTGCATGGATCAAAGAACGGGGGGACGTCGAGGAATACGAAGGTCGTACTATTAAGCCAGAGGATAACGGTTTCCGTAATGCTGATGATCCACGTATTAAAGAAAATGTTTTTCCTGATTTATCTAGAAAACCTCTGCGTGCTAAGAAAGGTAGAAATGTAACACAGCTTCACTATGCGCGAAAGGGAATAATTACTCCAGAAATGGAATTTGTAGCGATTCGCGAAAATATAGACCCTGAATTCGTGCGCTCAGAAATTGCGGCAGGTCGTGCTATTTTGCCTTCTAATATTAATCACCCTGAAGCCGAGCCAATGATTATTGGACGTAACTTCCACGTGAAAATTAATGCCAATATTGGAAACTCAGCGGTGTCATCCTCAATTGCGGAAGAGGTAGAAAAAATGACATGGGCTACACGCTGGGGTGCTGATAACATTATGGATTTATCGACTGGAAAGCATATTCATACGACACGTGAATGGATTATTCGTAATGCCGCAGTGCCAGTAGGAACAGTGCCAATCTATCAAGCGCTTGAAAAAGTAAATGGTGTGGCAGAGGATTTAACGTGGGAAGTGTATCGTGATACGTTGATTGAGCAGGCCGAACAAGGTGTTGATTACTTCACGATTCATGCAGGGGTACTACTACGCTATGTGCCATTAACAGCTAATCGTGTAACGGGCATAGTGTCCCGTGGAGGCTCGATTATGGCGCAGTGGTGTTTATTCCACCACCAAGAGAGCTTCTTATATACACATTTTGAAGAAATCTGCGAAATTATGAAAACCTATGATGTTGCCTTCTCTTTAGGTGACGGTTTGCGTCCTGGTTCTATTGCAGATGCTAATGATGAGGCACAGTTTGCGGAGCTAGAAACGCTAGGGGAATTAACGCAAATTGCCTGGAAGCATGATGTACAGGTGATGGTAGAAGGGCCAGGGCATGTACCAATGCATCTTATTAAAGAAAATATGGACAAGCAGTTAGAGCTGTGTAAAGAGGCTCCTTTCTATACTTTAGGGCCGCTGACAACAGATATTGCTCCTGGCTATGACCATATTACATCAGCTATTGGTGCTGCGATGATAGGGTGGTTTGGTACGGCAATGCTATGTTATGTAACACCTAAAGAGCATCTCGGCTTACCAAATCGTGAGGACGTTCGTGTAGGGGTTATTACGTATAAAATTGCTGCACACGCCGCTGATTTAGCGAAAGGGCATCCGGGAGCACAGCAACGTGATGATGCACTATCTAAAGCACGCTTTGAATTCCGCTGGCGCGATCAATTCAACCTATCGTTAGATCCAGAGCGTGCAGTAGAATATCATGATGAAACATTGCCTGCAGAAGGAGCGAAAACTGCGCACTTCTGTTCAATGTGTGGACCTAAGTTTTGCAGTATGAGAATCTCACAGGATATTCGTAATTATGCGAAGGATAGAGATATGAATACTACTGAAGCTATTCATAAAGGTATGCAGGAAAAGGCAGAGGAATTTAAAAAGGCAGGCAGTCAAATTTATCAATAA
- a CDS encoding catalase gives MTNANNRSRRFTTAGGAPVVSNHDSMSAGPRGPLLLQDVWLVEKLANFNREVIPERRMHAKGSGAFGTFTVTHDITKYTKAKIFSEVGKKTEMFARFSTVAGERGAADAERDIRGFALKFYTEEGNWDLVGNNTPVFFFRDPLHFTDLNHVVKRDPRTNMKNANSNWDFWTLLPEALHQVTIVMSDRGIPSGYRNMHGFGSHTYSFINSENERVWVKFHFTTEQGIKNLTGAEANGLIGNDRESSQRDLYESIENGDFPKWKMSIQVMTEEQARELPYNPFDLTKVWYKKDFPLIPVGEFELNKNPDNYFAEVEQSAFAPSNIIPGISFSPDKMLQARIFAYADAHRYRLGVNHHSLPVNAPKCPFRSFHRDGAMRFDGNLGSTLGYEPNSYGEWEHNLDYKEPELRIDGHAGIHDFREDDNNYFEQPGKLFNLMTAEQQQRLFENTANDMAPVEEFIKRRHILHCYLADPAYGEGVAKAMGLSLEGMDLSNPYVKQPTNV, from the coding sequence ATGACAAATGCAAATAATCGTAGCCGTCGTTTCACAACAGCAGGTGGTGCTCCAGTAGTAAGTAACCACGATTCAATGTCAGCAGGCCCTCGAGGCCCTTTATTACTTCAAGATGTATGGCTAGTTGAAAAATTAGCGAACTTCAACCGTGAAGTTATTCCTGAACGTCGTATGCACGCTAAAGGATCAGGTGCATTCGGTACTTTCACTGTAACGCATGATATTACTAAATATACAAAAGCAAAAATCTTCTCAGAGGTTGGGAAGAAAACTGAAATGTTTGCACGCTTCTCCACAGTAGCAGGTGAGCGTGGTGCAGCGGATGCTGAGCGCGATATTCGTGGCTTTGCACTTAAGTTCTATACTGAAGAAGGTAACTGGGATTTAGTTGGTAACAACACACCTGTATTCTTCTTCCGTGATCCATTACACTTTACAGATTTAAACCACGTGGTAAAACGTGACCCACGTACAAATATGAAAAACGCTAATTCAAACTGGGACTTCTGGACTTTATTACCAGAGGCACTTCACCAAGTAACAATTGTTATGTCTGACCGTGGTATTCCTTCTGGTTACCGCAATATGCATGGTTTCGGTTCTCACACTTATAGTTTTATTAACTCTGAAAACGAGCGCGTATGGGTTAAATTCCACTTCACTACAGAGCAAGGCATTAAAAACTTAACAGGTGCTGAAGCTAATGGATTAATCGGTAACGACCGTGAATCTTCACAACGTGATCTATATGAGTCAATTGAGAATGGCGACTTCCCTAAATGGAAAATGTCCATTCAAGTAATGACAGAGGAACAAGCTCGTGAGTTACCATATAATCCATTTGACTTAACAAAAGTATGGTATAAAAAAGACTTCCCATTAATTCCTGTAGGTGAATTCGAGTTAAACAAAAACCCGGACAACTACTTTGCGGAAGTTGAGCAATCAGCATTTGCACCGTCAAACATTATTCCTGGTATTAGCTTCTCACCAGACAAAATGTTACAAGCTCGTATCTTTGCATATGCAGATGCACACCGCTACCGCTTAGGTGTAAACCACCACTCGCTTCCTGTAAACGCACCAAAATGCCCATTCCGTTCATTCCACCGCGATGGTGCTATGCGTTTCGATGGCAACCTTGGTTCAACTTTGGGCTATGAACCAAATAGCTACGGCGAATGGGAGCATAACTTAGACTATAAAGAACCTGAATTACGTATTGACGGTCATGCTGGTATCCACGACTTCCGTGAAGACGATAACAACTACTTCGAGCAGCCAGGTAAATTATTCAATCTAATGACTGCTGAACAGCAACAACGCTTATTTGAAAACACTGCCAACGATATGGCACCAGTTGAAGAATTCATCAAGCGTCGCCACATTCTTCATTGCTATTTAGCTGATCCAGCATATGGTGAAGGTGTAGCAAAAGCTATGGGTCTTTCATTAGAAGGTATGGATCTTTCAAACCCATACGTAAAACAACCAACTAACGTTTAA
- a CDS encoding helix-turn-helix domain-containing protein, which produces MRLLLIDRDSTELSGIRWFLHTYFPGDLTIEICTTINEAPQSIREFEPEVILLNIDLLSNNPLAGLYHVLQKHTGTILAMTTEPLFKNALKAIDLQVAHLFVKPIDLEVLKQKLTAISLRAPKIEAVYQEATDESFYYQLFLDSKTSSPETTIHFTMIEPEHSEMFNKLYNWLQQTPIYYHMKIYPLSDRIVCLFQTDDLKIVEKDVRTLMKEWRLTNNSSLNIGIYDGEPATVKKMYSLTKRALHQSFYEGFGHIFYASKQFETQPLDPLLTPEEQQLLISSLEDGNIEAVKVFLYRLSNEGIYYEQDDLRIHLTSVLAQIRRFMLKYKLHEKAAIEQNYRQLFHLIIEHPIFYTILNGIISFTQRLIELAREARMEKRADYVELAIEIIDQQFQDSGLSLPFVAHKLGISPNYLSTIFSKKRGLPFKRYLQQVRIHNATKMLVETDFAISEIAYLNGFDDPNYFIKIFKQQIGLTPNRYRKT; this is translated from the coding sequence ATGAGGTTGTTATTAATTGACCGAGATTCCACTGAGCTTTCGGGTATTCGTTGGTTTTTACATACGTATTTTCCCGGAGATTTAACGATTGAAATATGTACAACTATTAATGAGGCGCCTCAAAGTATCCGAGAGTTTGAGCCTGAGGTAATACTGCTGAATATAGACCTACTCTCGAATAACCCTTTAGCTGGACTTTATCATGTTTTACAAAAACATACAGGGACTATTTTAGCTATGACGACAGAACCCTTATTTAAAAATGCATTAAAAGCAATCGATTTACAGGTCGCTCATCTTTTTGTTAAGCCAATTGATTTAGAAGTATTAAAGCAAAAGCTCACTGCCATTTCTCTTCGGGCGCCAAAGATAGAGGCAGTTTATCAAGAAGCTACAGATGAATCCTTTTATTATCAACTATTTCTAGATAGTAAAACGAGTTCTCCAGAGACAACTATACATTTCACAATGATTGAGCCTGAGCATTCCGAAATGTTTAACAAGCTCTATAACTGGCTTCAGCAAACTCCTATTTATTATCATATGAAGATTTATCCTTTATCAGATAGAATCGTCTGCTTATTCCAAACAGATGATTTAAAAATCGTAGAGAAGGATGTTCGTACACTAATGAAGGAATGGCGACTGACAAACAATAGCTCTTTAAATATTGGGATTTATGATGGGGAACCTGCAACTGTGAAGAAAATGTATTCCTTAACGAAGCGTGCACTTCATCAAAGCTTTTATGAAGGCTTTGGGCATATTTTTTATGCGAGTAAACAGTTTGAGACACAGCCCCTTGATCCTTTGCTAACACCAGAGGAGCAACAATTACTGATAAGTAGTTTAGAGGACGGAAACATCGAAGCCGTCAAGGTATTTTTATATCGACTATCTAATGAAGGGATTTATTACGAGCAAGATGACTTACGCATTCATCTAACGAGCGTTTTGGCGCAAATTCGACGCTTTATGCTGAAGTATAAATTACATGAGAAAGCTGCAATTGAGCAAAATTATCGTCAGCTTTTTCATTTAATCATTGAGCATCCTATATTTTATACCATTCTAAATGGCATCATCTCTTTTACTCAAAGACTTATTGAATTAGCTCGTGAGGCACGAATGGAGAAACGGGCTGACTATGTAGAGTTAGCAATAGAAATTATTGATCAACAATTTCAGGATAGCGGGTTATCTTTACCTTTCGTTGCTCATAAGTTAGGGATTAGTCCCAATTATTTAAGTACGATTTTTTCGAAGAAGCGAGGGCTACCATTTAAACGCTACCTACAGCAAGTCCGAATTCATAATGCTACGAAAATGCTTGTAGAAACAGATTTTGCTATTAGTGAAATTGCCTATTTAAATGGCTTTGATGATCCGAATTATTTCATTAAAATTTTTAAACAGCAAATTGGTCTTACTCCTAATCGTTATCGTAAAACTTAA
- the hutH gene encoding histidine ammonia-lyase produces MKSIIELDGNTLTRQQIEEIVKGHATVALTAESVERIRLSRERIEKRLAEGQTIYGVNTGFGKLSNIKIEEEDIELLQLNLLRSDATGVGEPFPTDVVRAMMILRANALARGFSGIRLETVQLLLDFINKGVHPIVPSQGSVGASGDLAPLSHLALVLVGEGKAEFNGEIMKGGTALQQAGLSPVRLQAKEGLALVNGTQAMTGIGVLTVNEAERIGLAADMAASLTLEALKGIISAFDPALLAVRPHPELELVGGRIRKWLDGSKRVTKQGEIRMQDAYSLRCIPQVHGASWQSFFYAQDRVQIEMNATTDNPIVLENGEVLSGGHFHGQPIALAMDFLKVGVSEWANISERRTERMVNPHLNEGLPPFLATNPGIECGLMIAQYTAASIVSENKVLAHPSSVDSIPTSGNQEDHVSMGTTSARQVRQIVRNAARVIAIEMICASQAIHLDKAEDQLSPTTRKYLEKVREFCPPLLTDQPIGDEIEALSEYLLTSDVLLNEFM; encoded by the coding sequence ATGAAGTCTATCATCGAGCTTGATGGCAATACATTAACAAGACAGCAAATAGAGGAAATTGTAAAAGGTCATGCTACGGTTGCGCTAACTGCAGAAAGTGTGGAGCGTATACGTTTAAGTAGAGAACGAATTGAAAAACGTTTAGCTGAGGGGCAGACGATTTATGGTGTGAATACAGGCTTTGGAAAGCTAAGTAATATAAAAATTGAAGAGGAAGATATTGAACTTTTACAGTTGAATTTATTGCGCTCAGATGCAACGGGTGTTGGTGAACCGTTCCCGACAGATGTTGTACGTGCAATGATGATTTTACGTGCCAATGCTTTAGCGCGTGGCTTTTCAGGTATTCGCCTAGAAACAGTGCAGCTGCTATTGGATTTTATAAATAAGGGAGTACACCCGATTGTACCATCTCAAGGTTCGGTTGGAGCAAGTGGAGATTTAGCGCCATTATCACATTTGGCTTTAGTGCTAGTAGGTGAAGGTAAGGCGGAGTTTAATGGAGAGATTATGAAAGGCGGTACAGCGTTACAGCAAGCAGGGCTTTCGCCAGTCCGACTCCAAGCCAAGGAAGGGCTAGCACTTGTGAATGGTACACAAGCAATGACAGGTATCGGAGTTTTGACGGTGAACGAGGCAGAACGGATTGGGCTAGCGGCAGATATGGCAGCAAGTTTAACACTTGAGGCACTGAAGGGGATTATATCGGCGTTTGACCCAGCGCTTTTGGCAGTAAGACCACATCCGGAATTGGAGCTTGTAGGCGGGCGAATTCGTAAATGGCTTGATGGCAGTAAACGTGTGACAAAACAAGGTGAGATCCGCATGCAGGATGCCTATTCATTGCGTTGTATTCCGCAAGTGCATGGCGCTTCCTGGCAGTCATTTTTCTACGCTCAGGACCGCGTGCAAATTGAAATGAATGCAACGACAGATAATCCGATTGTTTTAGAAAATGGAGAAGTATTGTCTGGAGGGCATTTCCACGGTCAGCCGATTGCTTTAGCGATGGACTTTTTAAAAGTCGGTGTAAGTGAGTGGGCCAACATTTCAGAACGACGTACAGAACGAATGGTTAATCCGCATCTTAATGAAGGTTTGCCGCCATTTTTAGCGACCAATCCTGGTATTGAATGTGGACTAATGATTGCTCAATATACAGCAGCCTCTATCGTATCTGAAAACAAAGTGTTGGCACATCCTTCAAGTGTGGATTCTATACCGACATCAGGTAACCAAGAAGATCATGTAAGTATGGGTACGACATCTGCCCGTCAAGTGCGTCAAATCGTCCGCAATGCAGCTCGTGTCATTGCGATAGAGATGATTTGTGCATCGCAGGCTATTCATTTAGATAAGGCAGAAGACCAGTTATCTCCAACAACGCGAAAGTATTTAGAAAAAGTGCGTGAATTTTGCCCGCCATTGTTAACAGATCAACCAATCGGCGATGAAATTGAAGCGCTTTCAGAGTATTTATTAACGAGTGATGTTCTATTAAATGAGTTTATGTAA
- a CDS encoding YjiH family protein: MEFQQQELEQGSQFRVSSAMKMIACSLVGIFSFFISFEWQNKSTILIDHIVNFIRAEAPLLVTAYVLIMLVGGAIHPFITKKWNKSTVNIVMSIFKVGGMVAGILLIFNIAPAWLADESIGPYLLEKLVKPVGVLIPIGSLFLALLVSYGLLEYIGVLAQPFMKPVFKTSGRSAVDAVASFVGSYSVGLLLTNRVYMEGRYTAKEAAIIATGFSTVSATFMVVVASTLDMMEHWNAFFWVSLVVTFVVTALTARMYPLRSMKDEYYEGATPMPEKIVKKGRFKEAWRQAMEAVEQNPPLSKILWANLKDGFIMAMGVIPSILSIGLLGLVLATYTPIFDWIAYIFAPFTYVLQVPEPFLTAKALSLSLAEVFLPALVVTQATLVTKFIVSVVSISAILFFSAVIPLILSSEIPLTLRQIIIIWFERVVLTLIIVTPIAFLLF, translated from the coding sequence ATGGAATTTCAACAACAAGAGTTGGAGCAAGGCTCGCAATTTAGAGTCTCCTCCGCTATGAAGATGATTGCATGTAGTTTAGTCGGAATATTCAGCTTTTTCATCTCGTTTGAATGGCAAAATAAAAGTACGATTTTAATCGACCATATAGTGAACTTTATACGAGCTGAAGCACCACTACTTGTAACTGCATATGTACTCATAATGCTTGTAGGTGGAGCAATTCATCCATTTATTACTAAGAAATGGAATAAGTCGACAGTCAATATTGTAATGTCAATCTTTAAAGTGGGCGGTATGGTTGCGGGGATATTGTTAATTTTCAATATAGCACCCGCGTGGTTAGCGGATGAAAGTATTGGTCCGTATTTGCTGGAGAAGCTTGTTAAGCCAGTAGGGGTATTAATTCCAATCGGTTCTTTATTTTTGGCACTTCTAGTTAGCTATGGATTGCTTGAATACATTGGTGTTTTAGCACAGCCATTTATGAAGCCTGTTTTTAAAACATCGGGACGTTCAGCAGTTGATGCAGTAGCCTCATTTGTCGGGAGTTATTCGGTTGGCTTACTATTAACGAACCGTGTGTATATGGAGGGTCGCTACACAGCGAAGGAAGCTGCGATTATTGCAACAGGCTTCTCGACTGTATCTGCAACGTTTATGGTTGTCGTTGCAAGTACGCTGGATATGATGGAACATTGGAATGCATTTTTCTGGGTGTCGCTTGTAGTAACATTCGTAGTTACGGCATTAACAGCGCGAATGTACCCACTTCGTTCAATGAAGGATGAATACTACGAGGGCGCAACGCCAATGCCAGAAAAAATTGTTAAGAAGGGGCGTTTTAAAGAAGCGTGGCGTCAGGCGATGGAGGCAGTTGAGCAAAATCCACCTTTATCTAAAATTTTATGGGCGAATCTAAAGGATGGCTTCATCATGGCGATGGGTGTTATTCCATCAATTCTATCAATTGGCCTACTAGGGCTTGTACTTGCAACATATACACCAATTTTTGATTGGATTGCGTATATTTTTGCACCATTCACATACGTATTACAAGTTCCAGAACCATTTTTAACAGCGAAGGCATTGTCATTATCGCTAGCAGAAGTATTTTTACCAGCACTTGTTGTCACACAAGCAACACTTGTGACGAAATTTATTGTGTCAGTCGTATCAATTTCGGCAATTTTATTCTTTTCAGCCGTTATTCCACTTATTTTATCATCTGAAATTCCATTGACACTGCGCCAAATTATAATCATTTGGTTTGAACGTGTCGTATTAACTTTAATCATCGTAACACCTATTGCATTTTTACTATTTTAA
- the hutU gene encoding urocanate hydratase: MVVKTNIRAPRGNELSCKGWTQEAAMRMLMNNLDPEVAENPDELIVYGGIGKAARNWESYEQIIASLKELENDETLLIQSGKPVAVFRTHEQAPRVLIANSNLVPAWANWEHFYELEDRDLMMYGQMTAGSWIYIGAQGILQGTYLSFVEAGKKVFGTADLRGKFILTGGMGGMSGAQPLAGKMAGAVILVVEVERARIERKIKEGYCDYIVETVDEAIELVNKLRDKKEPASIGLVGNCADVNRELLNRGIIPDFVTDQTSAHDPINGYVPNGMTFEEALELRKKDVKTYEQRAKETMAEHVRTMLEFQQAGAEVFDYGNNIRAYAKEMGVTNAFDFPGFVPAYIRPLFCEGKGPFRWAALSGDPEDIYKTDALAKEMFAEDEGLVNWIAMAQEMVKWQGLPARICWLGYGDRHRFALKVNEMVANGELSAPIVFGRDHLDSGSVASPNRETEGMLDGSDAVSDWPILNALVNTASGASWVSVHHGGGVGMGYSQHAGQVLVADGSELAAEKIARVLISDPGMGVVRHADAGYEIAINTAKNKGVHIPMLKDDAK; encoded by the coding sequence ATGGTAGTTAAAACAAATATTCGTGCACCACGTGGGAATGAATTATCTTGTAAAGGTTGGACACAGGAAGCTGCAATGCGTATGTTAATGAACAATCTAGATCCTGAAGTAGCAGAAAATCCAGATGAGCTGATTGTTTATGGTGGGATCGGTAAAGCGGCGCGTAATTGGGAGAGCTACGAGCAAATTATTGCGTCATTAAAAGAATTAGAAAATGATGAGACACTTCTAATTCAATCAGGGAAACCAGTAGCTGTATTCCGTACGCATGAACAGGCACCACGTGTATTAATTGCGAATTCAAATTTAGTGCCTGCATGGGCGAATTGGGAGCATTTTTATGAGTTAGAGGACCGCGATTTAATGATGTACGGTCAAATGACAGCTGGTAGTTGGATTTATATTGGTGCACAAGGGATTTTACAAGGAACGTATTTATCGTTTGTAGAGGCGGGGAAAAAGGTATTTGGTACAGCTGATTTACGCGGCAAATTCATCCTTACAGGTGGTATGGGTGGTATGAGTGGTGCACAGCCTTTAGCTGGGAAAATGGCTGGTGCTGTCATTTTAGTAGTCGAAGTAGAGCGTGCTCGAATTGAACGTAAAATAAAAGAGGGCTACTGTGACTATATTGTGGAGACAGTAGATGAAGCTATTGAATTAGTCAATAAGCTACGTGATAAAAAAGAGCCTGCATCAATTGGTCTTGTTGGTAACTGTGCTGACGTGAATCGGGAACTACTGAACCGAGGGATTATTCCTGATTTTGTAACAGATCAAACATCTGCGCATGATCCGATTAATGGTTATGTACCGAATGGCATGACATTTGAGGAAGCGCTTGAACTGCGTAAAAAAGATGTAAAAACATATGAGCAAAGAGCAAAAGAAACAATGGCTGAGCATGTTCGGACAATGCTTGAATTCCAACAAGCGGGCGCAGAAGTGTTTGATTACGGTAATAATATTCGCGCTTATGCTAAAGAAATGGGTGTAACAAATGCCTTTGACTTCCCTGGCTTTGTTCCAGCGTATATTCGTCCTTTATTCTGTGAAGGGAAAGGGCCATTCCGCTGGGCTGCACTTTCAGGTGACCCTGAGGATATTTATAAAACAGATGCACTTGCAAAAGAAATGTTCGCTGAGGATGAAGGTCTTGTGAATTGGATTGCTATGGCGCAAGAAATGGTTAAATGGCAGGGGTTACCGGCACGTATTTGCTGGTTAGGCTATGGTGATCGTCATCGTTTTGCATTAAAGGTTAATGAAATGGTTGCCAATGGTGAGCTATCAGCACCGATTGTCTTTGGGCGAGATCATCTAGACTCAGGCTCAGTTGCATCACCAAATCGTGAAACAGAGGGCATGCTGGATGGTTCTGATGCAGTATCAGATTGGCCAATTTTAAATGCACTTGTTAATACAGCAAGTGGTGCAAGCTGGGTAAGTGTTCATCACGGTGGTGGTGTAGGTATGGGTTACTCTCAGCATGCAGGTCAAGTGCTAGTAGCGGATGGATCAGAGCTTGCCGCAGAGAAAATTGCACGAGTGTTAATTTCGGATCCAGGAATGGGTGTCGTACGTCACGCAGATGCTGGTTATGAAATTGCCATTAATACGGCGAAAAACAAAGGTGTGCATATACCAATGCTAAAGGATGATGCTAAGTGA